A single Lysinibacter sp. HNR DNA region contains:
- a CDS encoding M20 family metallopeptidase, with amino-acid sequence MSHTVEEAVEEQRAALLQLSHSIHAEPEIGFEEHRAVRRVADYLAQHGIDSTIGGYGLATSLEARVGEGGPVVAFLAEYDALPDIGHACGHNVICAASVGAFVALASRIREIGGTAVLLGTPAEENGTGKEIMARAGAFNGVDAALMIHPHGGPDITETAFLGLREVEVTFRGRSAHASAVPHLALNALDGVVAAYQGVAALRQHILPSDRVHGIITHGGESPNVIPAHASAHFYVRSASLERLADISRRVQQIVDGAAAMSNTAAEVRWDANPPCVPVRFNRALGERFISHLGARGRTVHRDDPREDASTGSTDLGNVSVRVPSIHPMVGIATGAGIHTQDFANKAVSAEADRAVIDSAITLAHTAEEYLVSEELRVQVRAEFEADGGVVDLEQLFA; translated from the coding sequence GTGTCTCATACCGTTGAGGAGGCTGTCGAGGAGCAGCGCGCGGCGCTGCTACAACTGAGTCACAGCATCCACGCCGAACCGGAAATAGGGTTTGAGGAGCACCGGGCGGTGCGGCGAGTAGCCGACTACCTGGCGCAGCACGGGATCGACTCGACAATCGGCGGATACGGTCTGGCCACCTCACTCGAGGCGCGGGTGGGTGAGGGCGGTCCCGTGGTGGCTTTTCTCGCGGAGTACGACGCGCTTCCCGACATCGGCCACGCGTGTGGACACAACGTGATCTGCGCCGCCTCCGTGGGGGCTTTTGTGGCCCTCGCCTCACGAATCCGGGAGATCGGCGGCACGGCCGTTTTGCTGGGAACCCCGGCCGAAGAAAACGGCACCGGGAAAGAAATTATGGCGCGGGCGGGTGCCTTTAACGGGGTCGATGCGGCGCTGATGATTCACCCCCACGGCGGCCCGGATATTACCGAGACCGCCTTTTTGGGGTTGCGCGAGGTAGAGGTAACCTTCCGCGGGCGTTCGGCCCACGCGTCTGCGGTTCCCCACCTGGCGCTTAACGCTCTCGACGGTGTGGTGGCCGCCTATCAGGGGGTGGCTGCGCTGCGTCAACACATTCTTCCGAGCGATCGGGTACACGGGATTATCACCCACGGGGGCGAGAGTCCCAACGTGATCCCGGCCCACGCATCGGCTCACTTTTATGTTCGTTCGGCCAGCCTTGAGCGGTTGGCCGACATCTCACGTCGGGTGCAGCAGATTGTCGACGGGGCCGCCGCGATGTCGAACACTGCGGCGGAGGTGCGCTGGGATGCCAATCCTCCCTGTGTGCCGGTGCGCTTTAATCGGGCTCTGGGTGAGCGATTTATTTCACATCTTGGTGCACGGGGGCGTACCGTACACCGGGATGATCCGCGCGAGGATGCCAGCACCGGCTCCACAGACCTGGGGAACGTGAGCGTTCGGGTGCCGTCAATTCATCCCATGGTGGGAATCGCGACGGGTGCGGGGATCCACACGCAGGATTTTGCGAACAAGGCAGTGAGCGCCGAGGCGGACCGGGCGGTTATCGACTCGGCAATTACCCTAGCCCACACGGCCGAGGAGTACCTGGTCTCGGAGGAGCTTCGGGTTCAGGTGCGGGCCGAATTCGAGGCGGACGGTGGTGTTGTGGATCTTGAACAGTTGTTCGCGTGA
- a CDS encoding VapA/VapB family virulence-associated protein, which translates to MKKVIVKALALTVGLSLATGALLTAGPANASPTAAQERPAHTVSDTTSQGTQDQVYDVSGTVIGALFYSRLHIDMKGGGSSKHLDGDAGGLFTPGAGVLVNAGLHTDDLARLFSDTVSFQINSTPLGLEINFFDGNSHLLGYILAGAISTVLGTGGGTASWS; encoded by the coding sequence ATGAAAAAAGTAATCGTCAAGGCTCTGGCACTCACGGTAGGACTCAGCCTCGCAACGGGAGCGCTCCTCACCGCCGGCCCGGCCAACGCCTCCCCGACCGCCGCACAGGAACGCCCGGCACACACCGTTTCGGACACCACCTCTCAGGGTACTCAAGACCAGGTCTACGATGTCTCAGGAACCGTCATCGGGGCCCTTTTTTACTCTCGTCTACACATTGATATGAAGGGCGGCGGAAGCAGCAAGCACCTCGACGGGGATGCCGGGGGACTATTTACCCCCGGGGCGGGAGTACTGGTCAACGCCGGACTACACACGGACGATCTCGCTCGGCTCTTCTCCGACACGGTCAGCTTCCAGATAAACTCAACACCACTCGGCCTTGAGATTAACTTCTTTGACGGTAACTCACACCTGCTCGGTTACATTCTTGCGGGAGCGATATCAACCGTCTTGGGAACGGGAGGGGGAACCGCCTCCTGGAGCTAA
- a CDS encoding VapA/VapB family virulence-associated protein → MKHTIRKPLALLTGLGLALGAVLTAGPANATQLSSSPAKTIHAPSETVSSQKFKETYNVTGNVASAIFYLQLGVQVQDGSGVVFETLKGNAGGIFTPGGGALVTGTLSTNDSERLFAHTVSFQITAAAAGFSVLFFDSSSNLLGHLEAGGVSTVVGVGGGTASWSKQQP, encoded by the coding sequence ATGAAACACACCATACGTAAGCCCCTAGCCCTCCTGACAGGACTCGGTCTCGCATTAGGAGCAGTACTCACGGCAGGCCCCGCCAACGCCACCCAGTTAAGCAGCTCCCCAGCAAAAACAATCCACGCCCCTTCAGAAACGGTAAGTTCCCAAAAATTCAAAGAAACTTATAATGTTACTGGAAACGTCGCCAGCGCTATCTTTTATCTTCAGCTTGGCGTTCAGGTGCAAGACGGAAGCGGCGTGGTATTTGAAACCCTCAAGGGGAACGCCGGGGGAATATTTACTCCGGGCGGAGGAGCTTTAGTCACAGGAACCCTGTCTACAAATGATTCCGAACGACTCTTCGCCCACACGGTGAGCTTCCAGATCACCGCCGCCGCGGCTGGTTTTAGTGTGCTATTTTTTGACAGCAGCTCAAACCTCCTCGGTCATTTAGAAGCAGGAGGAGTTTCAACCGTAGTCGGCGTGGGCGGCGGAACCGCGTCCTGGTCTAAACAACAACCCTAA
- a CDS encoding VapA/VapB family virulence-associated protein, which translates to MKNAIHKALALTAGLSLATGAAHIASPANASPPHTAQVRPAQTVSDTPSQDTQEQTYVAFGAIIGAFAYARIHIEMENGSAPRFDGNADGIFTLGTGALINAELYTNDLERLQSDTVTFRVVSLPGGVAVSFFDSDTKMLGRILAESASTALGAGRGTASWWY; encoded by the coding sequence ATGAAAAATGCAATCCATAAAGCCCTCGCCCTCACAGCAGGGCTTAGTCTCGCAACGGGTGCAGCTCATATAGCCAGCCCCGCCAACGCTTCCCCTCCACACACCGCACAGGTACGCCCGGCACAGACCGTTTCAGATACACCTTCGCAGGATACACAAGAGCAGACCTATGTTGCCTTCGGAGCCATCATAGGAGCCTTCGCCTACGCTCGCATACACATTGAGATGGAGAACGGAAGCGCTCCAAGATTCGACGGCAACGCCGATGGCATATTTACCCTCGGGACAGGAGCATTGATTAACGCTGAGCTCTATACCAATGACCTCGAACGACTCCAATCCGACACGGTAACCTTCCGGGTAGTCTCATTACCAGGTGGTGTTGCGGTGAGCTTTTTCGACAGTGATACGAAGATGCTCGGCCGCATCCTTGCGGAATCAGCATCAACCGCGCTTGGAGCCGGGAGAGGAACCGCATCCTGGTGGTACTAA
- a CDS encoding DoxX family protein — MTRTAQNLAVASTILRLTFGFIFFAHGWQKYFEFTIAGTQGSFTEMGIPAADIAAIAVATLELVGGAALILGVLTRLFALLLTLSMLGALFMVHAPSGIFVQDGGYEFVLTLAAGALAIALVGSGPLSIDRLLFGNHDNAVCRMMYTTTTA, encoded by the coding sequence ATGACACGTACCGCACAAAACCTTGCCGTTGCCTCAACGATTCTTCGCCTTACCTTTGGGTTTATATTCTTTGCTCACGGTTGGCAAAAATACTTTGAATTTACGATTGCCGGAACGCAGGGAAGCTTCACCGAGATGGGCATCCCCGCCGCAGACATCGCAGCAATTGCCGTCGCCACTCTGGAGCTTGTGGGAGGAGCTGCTCTCATTCTCGGAGTTCTTACTCGACTCTTTGCCCTCTTACTTACCCTCAGCATGCTCGGCGCCCTCTTTATGGTCCACGCTCCCTCTGGAATTTTTGTTCAGGATGGCGGTTACGAATTTGTGCTCACGCTGGCGGCGGGAGCGCTCGCAATCGCCCTGGTGGGGTCCGGACCGCTATCCATCGACAGACTTCTATTTGGCAACCACGATAACGCGGTTTGCCGCATGATGTATACAACCACAACCGCCTAG
- the dgt gene encoding dGTP triphosphohydrolase, giving the protein MHTPNAPWQSRDSLEPDSPSHTKHDDPRHARAVSEAPVPGAHATHDYRTDLERLRFSPYFSRLSAVTQVIPQANLGSTIHNRLTHSIKVTSVGRAIAVNLHHDKSQAGHIVESLGGCDPIVVQAAASAHDLGHPPFGHLGERVLDRVAREHLGLPEGFEGNAQTFRILTELDTHGAAQPGLNLTAAVRAAVLKYPWSRREWLNHSDLPLHERPHGVGDIDSSGAHKFSIYSLHAHEAASVRSAYPQIGRWQQTIECQVMDIADDIAYSIHDLDDFYRAGVLQQPSVSAELRTWLREQRAFSEAPLESLLEHPRNPGYSLEILRRRIKARDTWIADDDAFRASVQRINNELVEDLLAVPFDGGTATERTLSMFTHRWLERLQGSIVVEANPHVRSGHIQLERQAWHDVLVLKFVHSRFVLENPSLATSQRGQARIVESLVLGLDEWLTDPNDAVRAPRRLVEWVDSTTEAYRALHRDNPELLRGPTDENSLRRRGRGRAVIDYVATLTDTQALTVAAQLGGSR; this is encoded by the coding sequence GTGCACACACCCAATGCCCCCTGGCAGTCCCGGGACAGCCTTGAGCCCGACAGTCCTTCCCACACAAAACACGACGATCCCCGGCATGCCCGCGCCGTGTCCGAGGCGCCCGTTCCCGGCGCTCATGCCACACACGACTACCGAACCGACCTGGAACGGCTCCGTTTCTCCCCCTACTTCTCACGGCTCTCTGCCGTAACCCAGGTGATCCCCCAGGCGAACCTGGGTTCAACGATTCACAATAGGCTCACCCACTCGATTAAAGTCACCTCGGTGGGACGGGCAATAGCCGTCAATCTGCACCACGATAAGAGTCAAGCCGGGCACATAGTGGAGAGCCTGGGAGGCTGTGATCCGATTGTAGTACAGGCCGCCGCGAGCGCACACGACCTGGGACATCCGCCCTTTGGTCACCTCGGGGAACGCGTGCTTGACCGGGTTGCGCGAGAGCACCTTGGTCTACCGGAGGGTTTTGAAGGGAACGCTCAAACCTTCCGCATCCTCACCGAGCTTGATACTCACGGCGCTGCCCAGCCCGGACTGAACCTCACGGCGGCGGTTCGGGCGGCCGTACTGAAGTATCCGTGGAGCCGGAGAGAGTGGCTAAACCACAGCGATCTGCCACTCCACGAGCGACCCCACGGTGTTGGCGATATTGACTCGTCCGGGGCCCATAAGTTTTCTATTTACAGCCTGCACGCGCACGAGGCGGCTTCGGTGAGGTCGGCGTATCCGCAGATTGGGCGGTGGCAGCAGACTATCGAGTGTCAGGTGATGGATATCGCCGATGACATCGCCTACTCAATACACGACCTCGACGACTTCTACCGCGCGGGGGTGCTTCAGCAGCCCTCGGTGTCCGCCGAGTTACGCACCTGGCTGCGGGAGCAGCGCGCTTTTTCGGAGGCACCCCTCGAGAGCCTGCTGGAGCATCCGCGCAACCCCGGCTACTCCCTGGAGATTCTTCGGCGTCGCATTAAAGCGCGGGACACGTGGATTGCCGATGACGACGCATTTCGGGCATCCGTCCAGCGAATTAATAACGAACTTGTGGAGGATCTTCTCGCGGTTCCCTTTGACGGAGGAACTGCCACCGAGCGCACGCTCTCGATGTTTACCCACCGCTGGCTGGAGCGGCTTCAGGGGTCGATCGTGGTAGAAGCCAACCCGCACGTTCGCAGCGGACACATTCAGCTGGAGCGCCAGGCTTGGCACGACGTGCTGGTGCTTAAGTTTGTGCACTCCCGTTTTGTTTTGGAAAATCCCTCCCTCGCCACATCGCAGCGGGGCCAGGCCCGCATCGTCGAATCGCTTGTGTTGGGCCTAGACGAGTGGCTTACCGACCCGAATGATGCTGTACGCGCGCCGCGCCGCCTGGTCGAGTGGGTGGACTCCACCACGGAGGCCTACCGTGCTCTCCACCGCGATAACCCTGAGCTCCTGCGGGGGCCCACCGACGAGAACAGCCTGCGTCGGCGTGGCCGGGGGCGTGCCGTGATCGACTATGTTGCCACGCTCACCGATACCCAGGCGCTCACGGTCGCCGCGCAATTGGGGGGTTCACGCTAA